One genomic segment of Petrotoga sp. 9PWA.NaAc.5.4 includes these proteins:
- a CDS encoding NTP transferase domain-containing protein, whose amino-acid sequence MFTAVILAAGESMRMGTAKQVLPWRNSTVLETVLKAVLNCCYVDDEVRVVLGGNYEQIIPFFSNYKDPRIKILLNNSYEKGMITSVWKGIENVPNNSQYILFTLGDMPLISIETYNKLAKFAIKEGVLILAPVYKNKRGHPLVVHKSQIKDIYDLKGPGGLRTLLSSHPERVVFYEVDDEGTVIDLDTVEDYKKYL is encoded by the coding sequence CAGTAATATTGGCTGCTGGCGAATCCATGAGAATGGGAACGGCTAAGCAGGTACTTCCGTGGAGGAATAGTACTGTATTAGAAACTGTATTAAAAGCAGTTTTAAATTGTTGCTATGTAGATGATGAGGTTAGAGTCGTTTTAGGAGGGAATTATGAGCAGATAATTCCCTTCTTTTCAAATTACAAAGATCCACGGATTAAGATTTTGTTGAATAATAGTTATGAAAAAGGTATGATAACAAGTGTATGGAAAGGTATTGAAAATGTACCAAATAATAGTCAATATATACTATTTACGCTTGGAGATATGCCTTTAATTTCAATTGAGACGTATAATAAATTAGCAAAATTTGCAATTAAGGAAGGAGTACTCATTTTAGCACCTGTTTATAAAAACAAGAGAGGACATCCGTTAGTTGTACATAAAAGTCAAATAAAAGATATATATGATTTAAAAGGTCCTGGAGGTCTTAGAACTCTTTTGAGTTCACATCCAGAAAGAGTAGTTTTCTATGAGGTTGATGACGAAGGAACTGTTATAGATTTGGATACTGTAGAAGATTACAAAAAATATTTATGA
- a CDS encoding GatB/YqeY domain-containing protein, with protein sequence MLKEKLNEDLKKYLKEKNSLALNAVRSIIAEIKNKEVEKGSELTEEEIIQVIKKQIKMREDSIEQYQKAQRNDLVQKEEQEIEVIKTYLPQELSEEELEKIVREAIEDVHGESIKDLGKVMKSAIKKAQGRADSKKINQIATKLLK encoded by the coding sequence ATGTTAAAAGAAAAACTTAATGAAGATTTAAAAAAATATTTAAAAGAAAAAAATTCACTTGCCTTGAACGCAGTTAGATCAATAATAGCAGAAATAAAAAACAAAGAAGTTGAAAAAGGGTCTGAGTTAACTGAAGAAGAAATCATACAAGTTATTAAGAAACAAATAAAAATGAGAGAAGATTCCATAGAACAATACCAGAAAGCTCAGAGGAATGATTTAGTCCAAAAAGAAGAACAAGAAATAGAAGTTATTAAAACATATTTACCCCAAGAACTCTCTGAAGAAGAACTCGAAAAAATAGTTCGCGAGGCAATAGAAGATGTACATGGTGAATCAATAAAGGATTTAGGAAAAGTCATGAAATCAGCTATAAAAAAAGCTCAAGGTAGAGCAGACAGCAAAAAAATAAATCAAATTGCAACAAAATTGCTCAAATAA
- a CDS encoding RnfABCDGE type electron transport complex subunit B codes for MSTIVNSLLLLGILGFVAGAFLAFASKKFAVKEDSRTEIIRAVLPGIDCGSCGFPGCAGFAKAFVKGEIGKDGCVPGKNAGVPELLEKISKMSNDELNEIYEKSNADEKEIKDLLLAK; via the coding sequence ATGTCTACAATAGTGAATTCTCTATTATTGTTAGGAATATTAGGTTTTGTAGCAGGAGCTTTTTTGGCGTTTGCCTCCAAGAAATTTGCAGTCAAAGAGGATTCTCGAACAGAAATAATTAGGGCAGTTTTACCCGGTATAGACTGTGGTTCTTGTGGTTTTCCAGGATGTGCTGGTTTTGCAAAAGCATTTGTTAAAGGTGAAATTGGGAAAGATGGATGTGTTCCTGGGAAAAATGCAGGAGTACCAGAGCTTCTTGAAAAAATTAGTAAAATGAGTAACGATGAATTAAATGAGATATATGAAAAAAGTAATGCAGATGAAAAAGAGATAAAAGATTTGTTATTAGCAAAATAA
- a CDS encoding alanine/ornithine racemase family PLP-dependent enzyme, with product MYPKIYIYLDRIYENAKYLKSLCEKSKVEIVGVTKVTCGEPYVAQILKSSGINIIGDSRIQNIKNMKNFGINGPFMLLRIPMISEIDDVVKYADYTLISELKVADKLGEASKNFDKISKVIYMVDLGDLREGVWLEDAIDEISKAMRIKGIDVVGIGTNLGCFGGVIPDKDNMTELINIKIKIEEQFGNSLYIVSGGNTAALPLIENKSLPEGINQFRLGESIICGTDATNNREVPGTRQDTIILEAEIIELKEKPSIPKGAIGYDAFGRKPQFEDKGKRLKAILAVGEQDISPSSIMPLDDENIEILHASSDHAIVDLTESTISYKVGDKIRFKLGYSSVLKAFTSPYVEKVIL from the coding sequence TTGTATCCAAAAATTTATATTTATCTTGATAGAATTTATGAAAATGCTAAATATTTAAAAAGTTTATGTGAAAAATCAAAGGTTGAAATAGTGGGGGTTACTAAAGTAACGTGTGGAGAACCTTATGTCGCTCAGATTCTTAAAAGTTCTGGTATTAACATAATAGGAGATTCAAGAATTCAGAATATAAAGAATATGAAAAATTTTGGAATAAACGGACCTTTTATGCTATTAAGAATACCTATGATTTCTGAAATTGATGATGTTGTAAAATACGCTGATTATACATTAATCAGTGAATTGAAAGTTGCAGATAAATTAGGCGAAGCATCTAAAAATTTTGATAAAATTTCAAAAGTTATATATATGGTAGACTTGGGTGATCTAAGAGAAGGAGTCTGGCTTGAAGATGCGATAGATGAAATCTCTAAAGCAATGAGAATAAAAGGCATAGACGTTGTGGGAATAGGAACGAATTTAGGGTGCTTTGGCGGGGTTATTCCTGATAAAGATAATATGACTGAATTGATAAATATTAAAATAAAAATAGAAGAACAATTTGGGAATTCTTTGTATATAGTTTCTGGTGGAAATACTGCAGCACTTCCTTTGATAGAAAATAAAAGTTTGCCTGAAGGTATAAATCAATTTAGGTTGGGAGAATCAATTATTTGTGGAACAGATGCTACAAACAATAGAGAAGTGCCTGGAACAAGACAAGATACAATAATTTTAGAGGCAGAAATTATAGAATTAAAGGAAAAACCTTCGATACCAAAAGGGGCTATAGGTTATGATGCTTTTGGACGTAAACCACAGTTTGAAGACAAAGGTAAAAGACTAAAGGCTATTTTGGCCGTTGGAGAACAAGATATTTCTCCTTCTTCAATTATGCCATTAGACGACGAAAATATCGAAATATTACATGCAAGTAGCGATCATGCCATTGTAGACCTTACAGAGTCTACAATTAGTTACAAAGTTGGAGATAAGATTAGATTTAAGCTTGGATATTCTTCGGTTTTAAAAGCTTTTACGAGTCCTTATGTTGAAAAGGTGATTTTGTAA
- the dnaB gene encoding replicative DNA helicase, translated as MEITSFVPPNSKEAEESVIGSIFLDPTVLPDIIEEIRWEDFYYENNKLIFKCMEELFDKGDPVDTVSVIEKLRELNLLEKIGGEDGIIYLAQVVPTTANVMYYVQIIKEKALMRALINASSEIVDAVRNIGDAQEVLEYAEKRIFSIAEARATRTYDILSNVMHEVFEQIEELKNRVQRGEGDIVTGIPTGFYSLDRITSGFHRSELVIVAARPSMGKSSFAANLATKIALKHDAAVAIFSLEMSKEQLANRILCSEAMVDLQKVRTGQISDEEWEKLVQAAGELSKSRLIFDDEPDLTPRLLRAKSRRMKREYGIDVIFIDYLQLMSSKSRNYESRQQEITEISRSLKLLARELNITVVALSQLSRAVEQREDKRPRLSDLRESGAIEQDADLVMFLYRDAYYKRKKETEEKNILNEPHEAELIIGKQRNGPVGTVKLVFNPKLATFYEPDLRH; from the coding sequence ATGGAAATTACGTCTTTTGTTCCTCCAAACAGCAAAGAAGCTGAGGAATCTGTTATAGGAAGTATTTTTTTAGATCCTACTGTCTTACCAGATATTATAGAGGAGATAAGATGGGAAGACTTTTATTATGAAAATAACAAACTTATTTTTAAGTGCATGGAAGAATTATTTGATAAAGGTGATCCTGTTGATACAGTATCTGTTATTGAAAAGTTAAGAGAGTTAAATCTTTTAGAGAAAATTGGAGGAGAAGATGGAATTATTTATTTAGCACAAGTAGTTCCTACAACAGCTAATGTTATGTATTACGTTCAAATTATAAAAGAGAAAGCTTTGATGCGAGCATTAATAAACGCTTCTTCGGAAATAGTTGATGCTGTTAGAAATATTGGAGATGCTCAAGAAGTTTTGGAATATGCAGAAAAGAGGATTTTTTCAATTGCGGAAGCGAGAGCAACAAGAACCTATGATATATTATCAAATGTTATGCATGAAGTCTTTGAACAAATAGAAGAGTTAAAAAATCGAGTTCAAAGAGGCGAAGGAGACATAGTTACAGGAATTCCAACAGGATTCTACTCTTTAGATCGTATAACTTCGGGGTTTCATAGATCAGAACTTGTTATTGTTGCGGCAAGACCTTCAATGGGAAAATCTTCCTTTGCAGCTAATTTGGCTACCAAAATTGCTCTTAAACATGATGCTGCCGTAGCTATTTTCAGTCTCGAAATGTCTAAGGAACAATTAGCCAACAGAATTTTATGTTCAGAAGCGATGGTAGATTTACAAAAAGTTAGAACAGGTCAAATTTCTGATGAAGAGTGGGAGAAATTAGTTCAAGCTGCGGGAGAGTTATCAAAATCTCGTTTAATTTTTGATGATGAGCCCGATTTAACCCCGAGATTACTTCGTGCAAAATCCAGAAGAATGAAAAGGGAGTATGGCATAGATGTCATTTTTATAGATTATTTACAATTAATGAGTTCTAAATCAAGAAATTACGAAAGTCGCCAACAGGAAATCACAGAGATTTCACGCTCATTAAAGTTATTAGCCAGAGAACTAAATATTACTGTAGTTGCTTTGTCACAACTTTCTCGTGCCGTTGAACAAAGAGAAGATAAAAGGCCAAGATTGAGTGATTTAAGAGAATCAGGAGCTATAGAACAAGATGCGGATCTTGTGATGTTTTTGTATCGAGATGCTTATTACAAAAGAAAAAAAGAAACAGAAGAAAAAAATATATTAAACGAGCCTCATGAAGCAGAATTAATAATAGGTAAGCAAAGAAACGGACCAGTCGGAACTGTAAAGCTTGTATTTAATCCTAAGTTAGCAACATTCTACGAGCCAGATTTAAGACATTAA
- the rnr gene encoding ribonuclease R, with translation MSDKNFEQKILNKIKEKPMLQKEIYNEVNAKTKREKSDVRKILKRLQNDGKLIKDSQSRFREIDNNIKVGTIEFTKSGHMAFVECEDGSEIAVKVENSGISIHKDVVLVEIIGKWRNLPEGKVVKILKRGLKYIVGEFERKGIFGFVIPIDGKINTDFYVSPENIGQAKTGQIVRAKIIKYLSPTKNPEVEIVDVLGDKEDPAIDLPLVIFKHELPEPNYFSKEVLEEAKKIPEKVYPQDMVGRKDFRKETIFTIDGDTAKDFDDAVGIKKLKNGNYLLGVHIADVSHYVKENSEIDKEAFNRGTSVYLIDTVIPMLHFKLSNEICSLVEGEDRLTMSLIMEIDKYGNLVDSKIYNGVIRSKKRLTYNKVNDLLSENPSKEIEDEIGFLREDLEMMKDLMDILRNKRVERGSIIDIESNEVYFEFDEKGYVKDIFPVERGISEKMIEEFMVLANETVASYFDVKELPFIYRIHEYPDADILLQLQNYLDMLGIKVNLTQNINPKVLQDILDKTKNHPLSKNIQMMLVRSMKRAIYSEENIGHFGLASESYTHFTSPIRRYPDLVVHRLLKEFIKHKGNLTQKQIEQYSELLPKIAKHSSERERIADQAEWDLIDMKKVEYISRHKGDVFEVYITGVTKFGLFVEIPVKMISGLIHISELRDDHYNYDEKTNSLIGERTGKTYRIGDKIQAMVVRTDKIRAEVDFVPYEEDELKIFAKEFPEAKIKVKTKKKKEKTKNNKSKK, from the coding sequence ATGAGCGATAAAAACTTTGAACAAAAAATATTGAATAAAATTAAAGAAAAACCTATGCTACAAAAAGAAATTTATAATGAAGTGAATGCTAAAACAAAAAGAGAAAAATCCGATGTTAGAAAAATTTTAAAAAGACTTCAAAATGATGGGAAATTAATAAAAGATTCTCAAAGCCGCTTTAGAGAAATCGATAATAATATAAAAGTTGGTACTATTGAATTTACTAAAAGTGGGCATATGGCTTTTGTCGAGTGTGAAGATGGAAGCGAGATAGCTGTAAAAGTAGAGAACTCAGGGATAAGCATTCATAAAGATGTAGTATTAGTTGAAATTATAGGGAAATGGAGAAACTTGCCAGAAGGTAAAGTAGTCAAAATATTAAAAAGAGGCTTAAAGTACATTGTTGGAGAATTCGAAAGAAAAGGGATTTTTGGTTTTGTTATACCAATAGATGGAAAAATAAATACAGATTTTTATGTATCTCCCGAAAATATTGGTCAAGCAAAAACTGGTCAGATAGTAAGAGCGAAGATAATAAAATATCTGTCTCCGACTAAAAATCCTGAGGTAGAAATAGTAGATGTGTTGGGAGATAAAGAAGATCCCGCGATAGATCTTCCTTTAGTTATTTTCAAACATGAGCTACCAGAACCAAACTATTTCTCGAAAGAAGTTTTAGAAGAAGCAAAAAAGATCCCCGAAAAAGTCTATCCACAAGACATGGTAGGAAGAAAAGACTTTAGAAAGGAAACTATATTCACTATTGATGGTGATACTGCTAAAGACTTTGATGATGCTGTTGGAATCAAAAAATTAAAAAACGGGAATTATTTACTTGGAGTTCATATAGCTGATGTCTCACACTACGTAAAAGAAAATAGTGAAATTGATAAAGAAGCATTCAACAGGGGAACAAGTGTTTATTTAATTGATACAGTGATTCCAATGCTTCATTTTAAGTTATCCAACGAAATCTGTTCCTTAGTTGAAGGTGAAGACAGATTAACAATGTCTTTGATAATGGAAATAGATAAATACGGTAATTTAGTTGATTCTAAAATCTATAATGGAGTCATTAGAAGCAAAAAACGGTTGACTTATAATAAAGTAAATGATCTTTTGTCTGAAAATCCATCAAAAGAAATCGAAGATGAAATAGGCTTTTTAAGGGAAGATCTTGAAATGATGAAAGATTTAATGGATATTCTTAGGAATAAAAGAGTTGAAAGGGGATCTATAATAGACATTGAAAGCAATGAAGTTTATTTCGAGTTTGATGAAAAAGGTTATGTAAAAGATATATTTCCTGTTGAAAGAGGAATTTCTGAAAAGATGATTGAAGAATTTATGGTACTTGCCAATGAGACAGTAGCTTCATACTTTGACGTAAAAGAATTACCTTTTATATACAGAATTCACGAATATCCTGATGCAGATATTTTATTGCAGTTGCAGAATTATCTCGATATGTTGGGAATAAAAGTTAATTTAACTCAAAATATAAACCCAAAAGTTTTACAAGATATATTGGATAAAACAAAAAATCATCCTTTAAGTAAAAATATTCAAATGATGCTTGTAAGATCTATGAAAAGGGCTATATATTCTGAAGAAAATATTGGACATTTTGGACTTGCTTCTGAATCTTATACTCATTTTACTTCGCCTATAAGAAGGTATCCAGATCTCGTAGTTCATAGATTATTAAAAGAATTTATAAAACATAAGGGAAATCTAACTCAGAAGCAAATTGAACAGTATTCAGAGTTGCTTCCAAAGATAGCCAAACATTCATCAGAAAGGGAAAGAATAGCGGATCAAGCTGAATGGGATTTAATAGATATGAAAAAGGTAGAGTATATCTCGCGTCACAAAGGAGATGTTTTTGAAGTTTATATAACGGGTGTTACAAAGTTTGGGTTATTTGTCGAAATACCTGTAAAAATGATAAGTGGATTGATTCATATATCAGAACTTAGAGATGATCATTACAATTATGATGAGAAAACTAATTCACTGATAGGCGAAAGGACAGGAAAAACATATAGAATAGGAGATAAAATACAAGCTATGGTAGTTAGAACCGATAAAATTAGAGCCGAAGTAGATTTTGTTCCATACGAAGAAGATGAGCTGAAAATATTTGCGAAAGAATTTCCCGAAGCAAAAATAAAGGTAAAGACGAAAAAGAAGAAAGAAAAAACAAAAAATAACAAATCAAAAAAATAA
- a CDS encoding hemolysin III family protein, protein MKDLDNVEDFTIGEEVANAVIHGIGALLSIIALVLLIVFSAINKKPWSIMSSIIYGSSLIILYLSSTLYHSFQNQKLKDLFEIFDHCAIYILIAGTYTPFTLIILKDKLGWILFSIVWALAAVGIVFKIFFVKKFRILSTFLYIAMGWLVVFAMEPLIANLDPWGIFWLVAGGILYTLGTIFYIWRKIPYHHALWHLIVLAGSICHFFSVFFYVI, encoded by the coding sequence GTGAAAGATTTAGATAATGTAGAAGATTTTACAATAGGTGAAGAAGTAGCTAATGCGGTTATACATGGGATAGGAGCTTTATTAAGTATAATAGCTTTGGTTTTATTAATTGTATTTTCTGCTATTAACAAAAAACCTTGGAGCATTATGAGTTCGATTATCTACGGTTCATCTCTTATTATTCTATATTTATCTTCAACTTTATATCATAGCTTTCAAAATCAAAAATTAAAAGATTTATTCGAAATTTTTGATCATTGTGCTATTTATATATTGATAGCGGGAACTTATACACCCTTTACTTTAATAATATTGAAAGATAAATTGGGCTGGATTTTATTTTCTATTGTATGGGCACTTGCTGCAGTTGGTATAGTGTTCAAAATCTTTTTTGTTAAGAAGTTTAGAATTTTATCAACATTTTTATATATTGCTATGGGTTGGTTGGTTGTTTTTGCTATGGAACCTTTGATTGCTAACTTAGATCCGTGGGGTATTTTTTGGTTAGTAGCGGGAGGGATTTTATATACCTTAGGCACAATATTTTATATTTGGAGAAAAATTCCATACCATCATGCTCTTTGGCATTTAATAGTTTTGGCAGGTAGTATATGTCACTTTTTTTCTGTATTTTTCTATGTAATATAA
- a CDS encoding Tex family protein — MEIITTISEELNINKFQVENTVELLNNGNTIPFISRYRKERTGNLDEEKIRKIEELYNYYKNLEDYKNTVLRSIEEQGKLTQELKEKILNSKKMTELEDLYLPYKKRKKTNADKAIEAGLESAANKVLIGNLKSLEEFKEFITEGYETIQKVTEGISYIIGQYFAHNKENRESLRKYYEKYGVIKTEKKKDFLEVPTKYDVYHEFKQEIAKIPNYRVLAINRGDKEGILNVKLVINDLWLEKIKQDFRTNNEICDEIILAGLDYGFKNMLAPSIEREIRQNLTLKAEEDAIELFAKNLRQLLLTPPLKNKRILAIDPGFRTGCKVVALDEFGKFLEYNTIYPVPPQNDVEGAEKIVLKMIDNHKLNLIAIGNGTASRETQQFIVDVIKKNDLKIKYIFVNEAGASVYSASKLAKEEFPDQDVTVRGAISLGRRVQDPLAELVKIDPKSLGVGQYQHDVNQKKLKEKLNAVVESVVNSVGVNLNTASYALLEHVSGITPTIAQKIIKYREENGPYKERKDLLKVKGFGEKSFEQAAGFLRIVEGENPLEMTGIHPESYQVAENLINMLGYKIEDIKDKEKLQSLKNEVVKLLNNQEKIQEVSKKLDVGEYTLKDILMEIQKPGRDPRDEMPQPQLMDDILKFEDLKEGMRLSGKVTNITDFGAFVDLGIKENGLIHKSNLSEKFVNHPSEVLEINDIVEVEIISIDKIRKRIGLKLIEVKNQ; from the coding sequence TTGGAAATAATAACTACGATATCAGAAGAACTTAATATTAACAAATTTCAAGTTGAAAATACAGTAGAACTTTTAAATAATGGGAATACAATTCCATTTATAAGTCGTTATAGAAAAGAAAGAACCGGTAATTTAGACGAAGAAAAGATCAGAAAAATAGAAGAATTGTATAATTATTATAAGAACTTGGAAGATTACAAGAATACAGTATTAAGAAGTATAGAAGAACAAGGTAAACTTACACAAGAATTGAAAGAAAAAATCCTTAATTCTAAAAAGATGACTGAATTAGAAGATTTATACCTTCCTTATAAGAAAAGAAAAAAGACCAACGCTGATAAAGCTATAGAAGCTGGATTGGAGTCGGCTGCTAACAAAGTACTTATCGGCAATTTAAAGAGTTTAGAAGAGTTCAAAGAATTTATTACAGAAGGATATGAAACAATACAAAAAGTTACAGAAGGTATTTCCTATATTATTGGACAGTATTTTGCTCATAATAAAGAAAATAGAGAAAGTTTAAGAAAATACTATGAAAAGTATGGTGTTATTAAAACCGAAAAGAAAAAAGATTTCTTAGAAGTTCCTACCAAATACGATGTATACCATGAATTTAAGCAAGAAATTGCAAAAATACCCAATTATAGAGTTTTAGCGATAAATAGAGGAGACAAAGAAGGTATATTAAACGTTAAATTAGTTATAAACGATTTATGGCTTGAAAAAATAAAACAAGATTTTAGAACGAACAATGAAATTTGTGATGAAATAATCTTGGCAGGGTTAGATTACGGATTTAAGAATATGTTAGCTCCATCAATAGAAAGAGAGATCAGGCAAAATCTCACTTTAAAGGCCGAAGAGGATGCGATAGAGCTTTTTGCTAAAAACTTGAGACAGTTGCTTTTAACTCCCCCTTTAAAAAATAAACGCATACTTGCGATAGATCCGGGTTTTAGAACAGGTTGTAAAGTCGTTGCTTTGGATGAATTTGGGAAATTTCTTGAATATAATACGATATATCCTGTTCCTCCTCAAAACGATGTGGAAGGAGCGGAAAAAATAGTTTTAAAAATGATTGATAACCATAAACTTAATTTAATTGCGATAGGAAACGGTACAGCTTCACGTGAAACTCAACAATTTATAGTAGATGTAATTAAGAAAAATGATTTAAAAATAAAATATATTTTTGTAAATGAAGCAGGAGCTTCAGTATACTCTGCCTCAAAACTTGCGAAAGAAGAATTCCCCGATCAAGACGTAACCGTAAGGGGAGCTATCAGTTTGGGTAGAAGAGTTCAAGATCCACTTGCAGAGCTTGTCAAAATAGATCCAAAATCTCTTGGTGTGGGGCAATATCAGCACGATGTGAACCAGAAAAAATTGAAAGAAAAGCTTAACGCTGTGGTGGAAAGTGTTGTAAACAGTGTTGGAGTTAATTTAAATACAGCTTCTTATGCTTTACTTGAGCATGTTTCTGGAATTACTCCTACTATAGCTCAAAAGATAATTAAATATCGAGAAGAAAATGGTCCTTATAAAGAAAGGAAAGATCTCCTAAAAGTTAAAGGTTTTGGAGAAAAGAGTTTTGAACAAGCAGCAGGATTTTTAAGAATAGTGGAGGGTGAAAATCCTCTTGAAATGACAGGGATTCATCCAGAAAGTTATCAAGTTGCTGAAAATTTGATTAATATGCTTGGATATAAGATAGAAGACATAAAAGATAAAGAGAAGTTGCAATCATTAAAGAACGAAGTTGTTAAGTTATTGAACAACCAAGAAAAAATCCAAGAAGTTTCTAAAAAGTTAGATGTCGGAGAATATACTCTCAAAGATATACTAATGGAGATACAAAAACCGGGAAGAGATCCAAGAGATGAAATGCCACAGCCACAATTAATGGATGATATTTTGAAATTTGAAGATTTGAAAGAAGGAATGAGATTATCTGGTAAAGTAACTAATATAACTGATTTTGGAGCTTTTGTGGATTTAGGAATAAAAGAAAATGGACTTATACATAAATCCAATTTATCAGAAAAATTTGTTAACCATCCATCCGAAGTTCTCGAAATAAATGATATAGTCGAAGTTGAAATTATAAGTATAGATAAAATAAGAAAAAGAATAGGCTTAAAATTAATAGAAGTAAAAAACCAATAA
- a CDS encoding MATE family efflux transporter, which yields MKGKESVKVDLFNTSIWKGLFTLAWPIILGNIIHAIYNITDAFFLGKLGAIELSVPTVVWPLIFVFVSFSTGFSYAGNSLVAQYTGYGDKRKAEKSAAQTLLVMVLISLALMVVILIFNKPLLSLLNLQGEILELSSVYLKLMAIGLPFTFLMQTVAGIFRGWGNSIISLKFNGISMILNIILDPLFIFVLDLGVFGAAFATMISQATMSFAFLYVLFKGKEGFKVHIKDFFPDKKIIKKVLTVGLPSSIGESFTAVGFAIIMGVIAQFGETVISGYGIGNRLNNLITMFAGGMSLALATMVGQFVGAHMPDKANESVKKASLATFIVVGSASMMMFLFGRNITQFFINDPEVIKVGEEFFRYVSFSLPFFSLVSVFLGALRGTGHTIQSTIIDIIRLWGIRIPLVVFFSKTHGYIGVFIAMIISNFAAMLLALAFLELGNWKKPIIEEATNENY from the coding sequence TTGAAGGGAAAAGAAAGTGTAAAAGTCGATCTTTTTAATACGTCAATATGGAAAGGATTATTTACTTTGGCATGGCCAATAATTCTTGGTAATATTATACATGCGATTTATAATATTACAGACGCTTTCTTTTTGGGAAAATTAGGAGCTATCGAATTATCTGTACCAACAGTAGTATGGCCTCTAATTTTTGTATTTGTGTCTTTTTCAACAGGTTTTTCCTATGCAGGAAATTCTTTGGTTGCACAATATACAGGATATGGAGATAAACGAAAAGCGGAAAAATCCGCTGCTCAGACTTTATTAGTTATGGTTTTGATTTCTCTTGCTCTAATGGTTGTAATTTTAATTTTTAATAAACCTTTATTATCTTTATTGAATCTGCAGGGAGAAATACTTGAGCTTAGTAGTGTTTATTTAAAATTAATGGCAATAGGGCTTCCTTTTACTTTTTTAATGCAAACCGTTGCGGGTATTTTTAGAGGTTGGGGAAATTCTATTATATCTTTAAAGTTTAATGGTATTTCTATGATATTAAATATAATTCTTGATCCATTGTTTATCTTTGTACTTGATTTAGGTGTTTTTGGTGCGGCTTTTGCAACGATGATTTCTCAAGCTACAATGTCTTTCGCATTTTTATATGTTTTATTCAAAGGAAAAGAAGGGTTTAAAGTTCACATAAAAGACTTTTTTCCTGATAAAAAAATCATAAAAAAGGTATTAACTGTAGGATTACCTTCTTCAATTGGCGAATCTTTTACTGCTGTTGGATTTGCTATTATTATGGGAGTAATTGCTCAGTTCGGAGAAACTGTTATCAGTGGATATGGAATAGGGAACAGGTTGAATAACTTAATAACCATGTTTGCTGGTGGAATGTCGTTAGCTCTTGCAACTATGGTGGGACAGTTTGTTGGTGCTCATATGCCAGATAAAGCAAATGAATCTGTAAAAAAAGCATCTCTTGCTACATTTATAGTTGTGGGAAGTGCTTCAATGATGATGTTTTTGTTTGGAAGAAACATTACTCAATTTTTTATAAATGATCCTGAAGTAATTAAAGTTGGAGAAGAATTTTTTAGATATGTCTCTTTTTCACTTCCCTTCTTTTCTCTTGTATCGGTTTTTTTGGGAGCATTAAGAGGAACAGGGCACACTATTCAATCAACTATAATAGATATAATTAGGCTGTGGGGAATAAGAATCCCGTTGGTTGTCTTCTTTTCAAAGACTCATGGGTATATAGGTGTTTTTATAGCTATGATTATAAGTAATTTTGCAGCAATGTTATTGGCTTTAGCTTTCTTAGAATTAGGTAATTGGAAGAAACCAATAATAGAGGAAGCTACTAACGAAAATTATTAA